One window of the Saccopteryx bilineata isolate mSacBil1 chromosome 2, mSacBil1_pri_phased_curated, whole genome shotgun sequence genome contains the following:
- the LOC136324036 gene encoding uncharacterized protein gives MAWTVLLLQLLAYSSGVASQTVVTQEPSLSVSPGGTVTLTCGLSSGSVSSGNYPGWFQQTPGKPPRQLIYSTNSRPSGVPGRFSGSISGNRAALTITGAQPEDEADYYCVLWNAVVTQEASLSTTPGGTVTLTCASSAGAVTTSNYAHWVQQKPYQVPRGLIGDTNNRVPGVPARFSGSLLRNKAALTITGAQPEDEAEYYCALWFSNHFHSDRCRLLPQLPAAAPKTDDRSSQPSGIPDGFSGSKSDNTASLTFTSLQPEDEADYYCSALNGSI, from the exons ATGGCCTGGACTGTCCTTCTTCTCCAGCTCCTGGCTTACAGCTCAG GTGTGGCGTCTCAGACTGTGGTGACCCAGGAGCCATCACTGTCAGTGTCTCCAGGAGGGACAGTCACACTCACCTGTGGCCTCAGCTCTGGGTCGGTCTCTAGTGGTAACTACCCTGGTTGGTTCCAGCAGACCCCAGGGAAGCCTCCCCGCCAGCTCATCTACAGCACAAACAGCAGGCCCTCGGGGGTCCCTGGTCGGTTCTCTGGATCCATCTCTGGGAACAGAGCCGCCCTCACCATCACGGGGGcccagcctgaggacgaggccGACTATTACTGTGTTCT ATGGAAT GCTGTGGTGACTCAGGAAGCTTCACTGTCCACAACCCCTGGGGGGACAGTCACACTCACCTGTGCATCCAGTGCTGGGGCCGTCACCACTAGTAACTATGCCCACTGGGTCCAACAGAAGCCCTACCAGGTGCCCCGGGGTCTAATAGGTGATACCAACAACCGGGTACCAGGGGTTCCAGCCCGATTCTCCGGCTCCCTGCTCAGAAACAAGGCCGCCCTCACCATCACAGGTGcccagcctgaggacgaggctGAGTACTACTGTGCTCTGTGGTTCAGCAACCATTTCCACAGTGACAGATGCAG GCTGCTACCACAGCTCCCTGCTGCTGCGCCCAAAACTGATGACCGAAGTTCTCAGCCCTCAGGGATCCCAGATGGGTTCTCTGGCTCCAAGTCTGACAACACAGCCTCTCTGACTTTCACCAGCCTCCAGCCTGAGGATGAGGCTGATTATTACTGTTCAGCTTTGAATGGGAGCATCTAG